From the Coprothermobacter sp. genome, one window contains:
- a CDS encoding multidrug ABC transporter ATP-binding protein has protein sequence MSMLVQISSLTKRYITTTALSDVTLELPEGHIMGLLGPNGSGKTTLMKILAGLVSPTSGSVLVDGMAPGVETKAIVSFLPDVNHLDRWMSVGEAGDFYADFYVDFDQKRFEELLAIMRLTSGQKIGSLSKGMVEKARLSLVFSRRARLYVLDEPFGGLDPLARSQVLDALVANFRTDCSMILSTQMVAEVERFFDDVVFLDSGRVVLAGDAEELRTRRGASIEEIYREVYGHVEAR, from the coding sequence ATGAGCATGCTCGTACAGATCAGCAGTCTCACCAAGCGCTACATCACGACGACGGCGCTGTCCGACGTCACGCTGGAGTTGCCCGAAGGGCACATCATGGGACTGCTCGGTCCCAACGGCAGTGGCAAGACGACACTGATGAAGATCCTCGCAGGCCTGGTATCGCCTACGTCGGGGAGTGTCCTTGTGGATGGTATGGCTCCGGGCGTCGAGACCAAGGCAATCGTCTCGTTTCTGCCAGACGTGAACCACCTCGACCGGTGGATGTCGGTCGGCGAGGCCGGTGACTTCTATGCAGATTTCTATGTGGATTTCGACCAGAAGCGTTTTGAGGAGCTGCTCGCCATCATGCGCCTCACCTCCGGTCAGAAGATCGGCTCGCTGTCCAAGGGGATGGTCGAAAAGGCCAGGCTGTCGCTGGTCTTCTCACGCCGGGCACGGCTCTACGTCCTGGACGAGCCCTTCGGGGGACTGGACCCCCTTGCGCGCAGTCAGGTTCTGGACGCCCTGGTCGCCAACTTCCGCACTGACTGCTCGATGATTCTGTCGACACAGATGGTTGCCGAGGTCGAGCGCTTCTTCGACGATGTCGTCTTCCTCGACAGTGGTCGTGTGGTCCTGGCAGGCGATGCCGAAGAGCTGCGCACGAGGCGAGGCGCATCGATCGAGGAGATTTACAGGGAGGTGTACGGACATGTGGAAGCTCGTTAG